In the Methyloterricola oryzae genome, one interval contains:
- a CDS encoding HDOD domain-containing protein, producing the protein MGWLTRILGGKDKSAVGEGTEAQVTPAQAPAQRKGGGGSLSITLDILRELFPIRNLSEEEVSTFAMDRTAEAFPAGTILFTRDTEAESIFYLLDGTVLMELGENNNYAVQSGTAKARFPLCSGKRYSATATAQTDVQVLRVSPKLMWRHSHRDPALLQALDPQDPSIPDNVRGTRLFQAFCQFYRDEELTIPSLPDVAIKLRKAMELQADVSEVVAIVQLDPAIAAKLVHVANSPLYLSANQIHNLRDAVLRLGLAATRNLVISYSLRQIFQCKEPFLNELLHEEWKKSIYLSCLCYVLASENRGMDAEEALLAGLIADIGVVPFLYFVENFPREYWSPIDVADALPWIRGPVGTFVLNRWDFTPQLMEIPQRAEDWFHDSGHGLRLSDIVVLSRLHSYIGSPRMVELPSINSIPACGKLQNGELSPAHSLKVLHDAKDKISQAMKFFET; encoded by the coding sequence ATGGGTTGGCTGACTCGCATACTGGGCGGAAAAGACAAGAGTGCAGTAGGTGAGGGCACCGAAGCCCAAGTCACGCCTGCGCAGGCCCCGGCGCAACGCAAGGGTGGCGGTGGTTCGCTGTCTATCACCCTGGATATCCTTAGGGAACTGTTCCCGATCCGCAATCTGAGCGAGGAAGAAGTCAGTACCTTCGCCATGGATCGCACGGCCGAGGCTTTTCCGGCCGGTACCATCCTGTTTACGCGGGATACGGAGGCCGAATCGATTTTCTACCTGCTGGACGGAACCGTGCTGATGGAACTGGGCGAAAACAACAACTACGCGGTTCAGTCCGGAACGGCCAAGGCGCGTTTCCCATTGTGCAGCGGCAAGCGTTACAGCGCCACCGCGACCGCGCAAACCGATGTGCAGGTGCTGCGAGTTTCGCCCAAGCTCATGTGGCGCCATTCGCACCGGGATCCCGCCTTGCTGCAGGCTTTGGACCCGCAGGATCCATCCATCCCCGACAACGTGCGCGGCACCCGGCTGTTTCAGGCGTTCTGCCAGTTCTATCGCGACGAGGAACTGACGATCCCGTCTCTGCCGGATGTGGCCATCAAACTGCGCAAAGCCATGGAGCTTCAGGCGGACGTGTCGGAAGTGGTCGCCATCGTGCAGCTCGATCCGGCCATCGCCGCCAAGCTGGTGCACGTAGCCAACAGTCCGCTTTACCTATCCGCCAACCAGATTCACAACCTGCGCGACGCGGTGCTGCGCCTGGGCCTTGCGGCGACACGCAATCTGGTGATCAGCTACAGCTTGCGTCAGATATTTCAGTGCAAGGAACCGTTCCTCAATGAACTGCTGCACGAGGAGTGGAAGAAGAGCATTTACCTGTCCTGCCTGTGCTACGTGCTGGCTTCGGAAAACCGGGGAATGGATGCGGAAGAGGCCCTGTTGGCCGGGTTGATTGCCGACATCGGTGTGGTGCCCTTCCTCTATTTCGTGGAGAACTTCCCCCGTGAGTACTGGTCGCCCATCGACGTGGCCGATGCGCTGCCCTGGATTCGCGGGCCCGTGGGTACGTTTGTACTGAATCGTTGGGATTTCACCCCGCAGTTGATGGAGATTCCCCAGCGCGCCGAAGACTGGTTCCATGACAGCGGACACGGGCTGCGCCTGAGCGACATCGTCGTGCTGTCGCGCCTGCATTCTTACATTGGGTCCCCGCGTATGGTGGAACTGCCCTCCATCAATTCAATCCCGGCCTGCGGCAAACTGCAGAACGGCGAACTTTCGCCTGCCCATTCCCTCAAAGTGTTGCATGACGCAAAGGACAAGATCAGCCAGGCCATGAAGTTTTTTGAAACCTGA